The Coffea arabica cultivar ET-39 chromosome 2c, Coffea Arabica ET-39 HiFi, whole genome shotgun sequence genome includes the window GGACATccctgtgttgacaaaaaaaaaaaaaaagttattattCTGCATGCTATATTAAATGGGATGTAAATAAAAGATCGATGGGCTACCTATGCTATTAGGTgcttaaaatgaaaaaaaaaaaaaacgctatTTCTGTATTCAAGGATGGAGGGGCCACCTTCTACTCAGAGCGAGCAATTGCACTcccttaaatttcatgttgcAAATATTAAATAAACAATTAATAACAAAATTTTGTTATTAAAGACACATAATCtcaaattgaataaaaaaaaatttgtttttgacATAATGGCAACATCATTATAAGCGTACAATTTTGTCTCTATTGACTATAGGTCAATAGACTCCATCCATCATTGTTCATATCTcaagattttcttggaaaatggCTCTAGTTTGTTAAGAGCTGCTAGAAACATACACGCTTCAATGAACATATATTATTTATGACCCATCTTAGGTCAGTGTTAATACAAAATTTAGGACAAAGCATAGCCCAAAATTGAAAGATCCTTCCTGCGCGCACTGCCCAAAATTGAAAGATCGGATCGGACCATTTGCATGCATGACTTGCTGAGATCGATCTTGCTCAAACACTTCTCTAGTTATGGCCATTATGTTATGGCAGGTAGCCTCTATCGTGGCTAGTCAATGGGCGTAACTAGGGATAGGGGAAGGTTCCTCGGGTGTTTTTGAGTAGGGATGATATCTGCATTGCATGTTGTTCTCCATCACCAATAATATTTACAATGTCGCTGATGTCTTCAATGTTACGTTTGAGagggtttgttttttttttttaatttattttttaactgaAATCAGGGATTATGAATTAATCATTTAGAAGCTTGAATACTACTATATAATTTGCACGACATCTTTACaagctttttctctttttttttttttaaaaaaaaaaaaaaacttatatcCACGGATCAAGTGCTGGATGGCTACTTACTATCatttaaagaaagaaagaaagaaaaaaaaaacaagtgctGGATAGCTGAATAGTTAGTAAaagttgtttaattaattaggtAATCTATGTCAACACGCACGTATGATCACGAAGTCTATAAACTTCTAATATTTTAGATATAGCATtcctttattattattgttattattaattttgttttttttagccTAGTGGATGAACAGAGAAGAGTGGTTAATTAGTGACGCACATTAAAAACATATTATTATTGTGTTGAGAAGGCCTCAAAAAAAGACACAAATGCTAAATCACACAAGAAAGTTGGGGAACGTCTTTTGGGTCTCATGAGAATGGTGCGCACTGACGTTAGTAAAACAATTAAATTGATGGTTCCAGAAGTTGGTCAAACGAGTTGTATAGATTGGCAAATAAAATACTCACTCCACAACAACTTTCAGATGCCTCACTGACCACTGGTATTGTGGCTGCGAGTCTCCCCCGACGTTACCATTGTACTGCAGCATTGTTGCCACAAAGTATGCAGTACAAAACCACTAATAATCATTTGGGGTCATTCAGAGagctttaaaattttatttggatGTATGTCAAACGATCAAATTCCTTGATTTACATACTGAACATCCTGAAAATATTTCATCAGCGGATACGTAGGTATCCATTTACGCCGGTAGTAGCCAGTCCCCTCCGAGTTCCTCGCTCGACCCCTTTGAATTCCCCTTCTTCCCCTAGTATAGAGTACGAGCAAATGTAAAATAGAATCTATTGTGtccgattaaaaaaaaaaccctaaagcAATGAAGCAGTGACACGCTTTAACAGTCAAAATGGAGCCTTTCAAAGATGGCTAGTACTAGTAGTAGTGTTTATGTTTCCTGGATTGTGAGATGAGTAACGCGTCTCCGCGTTTAGCAAGAATTCTAATGAGTGGTCTGCCAAGTCTACCTATTGGAGCGTTATCCGCAGGCTTAGTCTAAACAGACGGTAATGAAAATGCTGATCTTGTCGGCGCATACATTACAACTTTCAAAATACATATACTAGTAGTAGCCAATCCAATTGATGCATGATTACACGGTGCATTGGTTTGTTAAATCGTCACGTGAGTCTATTCCaagatttggaatggaacaGAAACAGTTGGATTCAGGTATGCACCTGCTTCAACTAAAGAGAAAACATACAAGTCAATTGCTTGTGCAAGTGAACTGGATGTTTCCACTCGTCCTCAAAGAAGCTGACTGAAGCGAGCCAAGACCAGCATATCTGCCCctaaaaacaagaaacaagCACTAATTTTTAAGAACATGAGCAGTTGAATCAATGTGAACTTCTTCATAAGGCAACAACTATGAAAGTTAAAAGGCCCTCAGAGTTCCAATGAACAGTTGGAGGAGGATGTTATTTTGGCTGTCTGGCAACAAAAATTCTAAAACAATCTTTTACCATTTTCGTTCACTGAACTTGACTGCTAATTACAGATACCAGAGAATGCATGTATAAAAGCTCTCCAGTTCTACTTTATTTGACTACTACGAATCTTGTCACACAGGACAAGCATGGATGTCTGTTATAGGAATCCTATGACAACATAACACTGCTTCTAGTCATTCTATGTCGACTTGACAACCGCTGGAATTTCCAATTTCTAGTCCCCGTAGCAGGATATACCAAGACAAGAATTGGGAAATCTGCTTCCAATTAGCTTCTTGAAGAACGAAGAATAAAAAACAATCTCGATTATATCGCATTATATATGCTGACACTGATAATTTGCTGAAGTTGAGAAGTTTTTCACATCTAACCAGAAAGTCCAGAAGTTGATCAGTACCTCGTCTTCAAAAACTAATGCATGTGTGCAAAAATAAGATTTGGAGGATTCGATGATATCTGTCATTTCAAGAATAATAACCAACAAATTCAATCAGCTGGCGTCCAAGAAGAGAGAGCATACAGAATTCGTCCCTTCCAACCCTGCAACAGCCACTGGCTATCCTCGTCAATCACAAAATCCTTGTCATAGGACACTGCCCGTTCTTTTGCCATCCTCATGATATCCTCGTTCAATGGAAGCTGTCTGAATCCTGCCCGTAAATTTCGAACCAGCCATTGCTTGTAAGTCTCTGGTCGCTCAACGCGCTCAGCAGCTTCACATGCAATGACATTCATTGCCTCTCGTCCAAATATTGTTTTCTCAAGCAGCATTCTTTCATGAATTTCACGGGGAACATTAGCCTCTAGCATATCAAAGAAAGAAGAATAATGAAATAGAGCCTCTCGGAATCGAGTGACAAAGAAAGGAGCATTATATGCACCGTTGACTATCCCTAGCACGAAAACGTCCGGTTTCATCTTCCGAATGAGGTTCAAGACGATGTTTCGCGGACTATTCACCACAACAGTCTCATCGAGTAGATTCCTCATTCTATAGAGACAGTTCACGGCAAGCACCTCATCTTCACGGATCTTCAGATCTTCAATCCTAACAGTTTCCCACTTCTGTGCTATAGCAACGAACTCAAACGGCACTTTGAAAGTCTCAGCATAATTAGCCAGACGGCGACCTGTCTCCTCAACCCTCTCTGCTGGTCGAAATCCAGGATGTGGAAGATCAATCCCCGTGATACGAAGTTTGGGAGGGCCACCTGATCTAGATGAGAGGCGTTGTATGAGGCATGGCCACTGGAAACCATATAGAATACCAAAATCAATTATGTGTAGCGTTGAGCCTTTCTCAGCAGCATGCCAAATCGTCTTATTGGAGAAGAAATTAGAGATCTTCCTAAATGGGCAGGCAGCAAGATAAAGCTGGTAAGCTTTTAAGACATCAGCAGCTGATGTAGGCATGGTAATAAGGGCTTTGTAGATCTGAGTGCCGGAGCCAGCCATACGTGCTTCAAGACCATCAGCGAAATATTTGGCCAATCGTTGCATCCCATCCCCAGTTGGAGAACAATGTTGCCTAATCTGCTTCAAAAACTCATTTGCAGTCCTTCGATCATCAGCAGCAATCGCTTGAGCACAAAGGGTCAAGAGGGTTCTCAAATCGACCACGTTCCTTTTGGCCCCTTGTTTCTTGCTACGAGATTTCCCACCACTAGAACCCTTCAATTTATTGTTCTGTGGAACATTTTTAACCGCCATATCCTGTAATGCTTTACGGAGATCAGACTCATTTCTACCTTCACTGCATAACAGCACCTTATCAAACAGATCCGACCTCACAGTTGATTCAGTGAACACAGCTGACTGCTTGTTACTCCTACCTCCCTGTTGTTGCAAATCTTCATGAAGTGGATTTTTCTTCCCCCTCGACTCATCAGGTGAATATCCATTTTCACTCCTCTCTACCTTGACAGTCATAGGCCATTTTTTCTGGACCTTATCCAACAACCCGTTCTCTTGGGAATCAACAAGCAAAGCATTGCCATTAGGAAGGAATTTGCTTGCTTCCTCAACCCCCTTCTTAAATTGCATAGCAGACTGGCTATCACTAAATATATCAGAAATCCTAAGGATACTATCAGGAGAATCGATATGCCCATCAGCGACAGTCCCACTGCTATTTGATGAACTGTAGGGTGAGAAATGTTGTACGTAAGTAGAATCCGATCCACTAGTATCATTATTCCAACTTGGGCACCAAATAAGACCACCATAACCCCCAGGATAGCTTTCCTCCCTGCTTGAAACCCTCAGATTCGAACTGGGGACCTGATGATCAGGTGGAGGATACTTCTCGCCAAGAACATCATAGAATGATTTTTCCGCCGCTTGAAGAGCGGCCGACTCTTGAAACATACACCCCTTATCCTCCATCTCCTCTTCCATAAGCATGTCATTTATATACTTAAGTACCGCATCACTAAAATCATAATCCTCGTTCGAATCACCGCTTGACAGGGGAACAAATACATTTGGATATAGGTGAGATTGGACTGACAAACGGGAAGCATAATTTCGTTCGACTACATTACCATCGAGTCTTAAACTGCCAATCAGATTGGGATTAGGAACAACAGAAACACCTTCATCATTAAGCTCAATTCCAGAGGTGGTCCCATAGCCCACTCTTGAGTTTCCATCCATAACCATGGATTTTTTGTCAGCAGCAATACTTTTTAACTCCTAGAGCTTTCCAACCTCGATACTGTCAGATTCTCCTTGAAACACTCTTTTCCCAACTACTTAGAACCGGCACATACGGCTAGAATTTCCAAGGTACAAGCTTTGAACATCAAATTCAGAACCCAGAAAATAGAGCCCTGAAACAAGTCAAGAACACAAAAGTACAACTAAAAGTCATGATAAGAAGAATAAAAGATTTAACTAACTATCgacaaaatcaaagaaagagCATAACTttaaaggaaagagaaaaaatggataaaaagcaaaagaaatccTCAGAAATTACAAGTCACATAACATTTCCTTACACCAACTCTAACAATAGAGCAAAATCAGATTCAAAATCTTTGACGGCTCCAAAAAGTCCCAGATGGGAGCGAGATCAGATAAACAACGGTTAGCGTGCTTGTATACCAGTACTTGTATGTGAACACTTGAACTTTCAACATAGAACTTTCCATGGGATGGCGCAATAGGATAGCATTTTTCCCAGCATACATACTACTATCAAACAGTAGGAAAATGTTAAGCAAGTACCTGAGAGAAAGCGGGGGAAGCATGGGACCGAGTAAAGAATTTTAGAATGGATCATTTCTGCTAGTAGCATTCAAGCTAAAGGGT containing:
- the LOC113725454 gene encoding scarecrow-like protein 14, which produces MVMDGNSRVGYGTTSGIELNDEGVSVVPNPNLIGSLRLDGNVVERNYASRLSVQSHLYPNVFVPLSSGDSNEDYDFSDAVLKYINDMLMEEEMEDKGCMFQESAALQAAEKSFYDVLGEKYPPPDHQVPSSNLRVSSREESYPGGYGGLIWCPSWNNDTSGSDSTYVQHFSPYSSSNSSGTVADGHIDSPDSILRISDIFSDSQSAMQFKKGVEEASKFLPNGNALLVDSQENGLLDKVQKKWPMTVKVERSENGYSPDESRGKKNPLHEDLQQQGGRSNKQSAVFTESTVRSDLFDKVLLCSEGRNESDLRKALQDMAVKNVPQNNKLKGSSGGKSRSKKQGAKRNVVDLRTLLTLCAQAIAADDRRTANEFLKQIRQHCSPTGDGMQRLAKYFADGLEARMAGSGTQIYKALITMPTSAADVLKAYQLYLAACPFRKISNFFSNKTIWHAAEKGSTLHIIDFGILYGFQWPCLIQRLSSRSGGPPKLRITGIDLPHPGFRPAERVEETGRRLANYAETFKVPFEFVAIAQKWETVRIEDLKIREDEVLAVNCLYRMRNLLDETVVVNSPRNIVLNLIRKMKPDVFVLGIVNGAYNAPFFVTRFREALFHYSSFFDMLEANVPREIHERMLLEKTIFGREAMNVIACEAAERVERPETYKQWLVRNLRAGFRQLPLNEDIMRMAKERAVSYDKDFVIDEDSQWLLQGWKGRILYALSSWTPAD